The sequence below is a genomic window from Chloroflexota bacterium.
CGCATCCCACCCCCGATCTCGGTCATCGCGGCCTCCGAGCGAGCCATCGCATCGGCATGGGCGACGTTGCCATTGGTGGCGCTTTCGTCGCCGTGGGCCGTCAGGGCCGCCACCGCGCTCTCCAGGCGCCCCTTCTCCACGGCCAGCTGGAGGAGCACGGCGCGCACCTGTGGCAGCAGGGCGTTGGCCTCGTCGATCGAGTACCGCCGCCGGACCTCGGCCATCGCCGGATGGTACGCCCCTCTGCTAGGATCGGCCCGCCCGGCGGGCCAGCTCCGCGCCGCGACGGCGCCCCCGGTGTCAGGCTTGACGCATGCCCGATCCCTCGGCCGGTCGCGAGACGAACGACCCGGCCTCCTCCGACGGCGCGGACCTTGTCGACGCGTACGCTGACTTCGAACTTCCGTCGTATCTCGGCAGCACGACCTTTCAGAAGCTGCCATTGGTGACCGATGGCGGCGAGCTGGCGGCTCGCCGCCCCGACGCGGCTATTGTGGGCGCGCCCCTCGACGACGGCGTCAGTCACCGACCGGGCGCCCGTTTCGGTCCCCGCGCCATCCGGGCTGCTTCCTACCACCACGGCGAGCTCCATTCGCTCGCGTTGGGCATCAACCCGTTCGATTGGGTCGACGTCGTGGACGCCGGTGACGCGCCGGTCGTGCCGGGTCGCCTGGAACGCGGCCACGCTGTGATCCGCGCCAAGGTGCTCGAAGTTGCGCGCGCCGGCGCGATTCCGATCGTCCTCGGCGGCGATCACTCGGTCACGTACCCGTCGGCGAGCGCGGTCGCGGAGGCGGTGGCGCCCCGCCGGCTGGGGATCGTCCATTTCGACGCACACGCCGACACGGGCAACAGCACGTGGGGAAACCTGTTGTCCCACGGAACCCCCATGCGACGCCTGATCGAATCCGGCGCTGTGGCAGGGCGCAACTTCGTCCAGGTCGGCCTGCGCGGCTACTGGCCGACCGCTGAGACCATGGCCTGGATGCGCGAGCAGCAGATGCGCTGGCACCTGATGACCGAGATCGAATCCCGCGGCGCGGATGCCGTTGTGGGGGACGCCATCGCCGAGGCGCTGGACGGGCCTGACGTCATCTACCTGTCGGCGGACATCGATGTCCTCGATCCGGCCATG
It includes:
- the speB gene encoding agmatinase, coding for MPDPSAGRETNDPASSDGADLVDAYADFELPSYLGSTTFQKLPLVTDGGELAARRPDAAIVGAPLDDGVSHRPGARFGPRAIRAASYHHGELHSLALGINPFDWVDVVDAGDAPVVPGRLERGHAVIRAKVLEVARAGAIPIVLGGDHSVTYPSASAVAEAVAPRRLGIVHFDAHADTGNSTWGNLLSHGTPMRRLIESGAVAGRNFVQVGLRGYWPTAETMAWMREQQMRWHLMTEIESRGADAVVGDAIAEALDGPDVIYLSADIDVLDPAMAPGTGTPEPGGMLTRELLRAIRQVVGSVTLVGMDVVEVAPAYDVSEVTAAAAHRCVLEAISALAARRREAREPARPTER
- a CDS encoding DUF2203 domain-containing protein, with amino-acid sequence MAEVRRRYSIDEANALLPQVRAVLLQLAVEKGRLESAVAALTAHGDESATNGNVAHADAMARSEAAMTEIGGGMRALVEHLESLGVEVRDLEQGLVDFPGERDGQPVWLCWRLAEPAVGFWHAIDEGFTSRQPW